One window of the Rhipicephalus sanguineus isolate Rsan-2018 chromosome 2, BIME_Rsan_1.4, whole genome shotgun sequence genome contains the following:
- the LOC119382809 gene encoding uncharacterized protein LOC119382809: MASDTFMEKILFALNAIKLTQQTHTQCFSELIKKVDDAPLHSTDIPDLPFSTVEDLLRYDEELGAKSEARVAMKKHMAIQGGESTQQKTSRIFKSMLSWNVAVQFSWFGAKGKKKFSDLNICKLMCSSLTNDTSFRATLKDTEKAGMSWFRHAPERAAGERSTEADSA; the protein is encoded by the exons ATGGCTTCCGACA CGTTCATGGAAAAAATTTTGTTTGCACTAAACGCCATAAAGCTGACTcagcagacacacacacagtgcttCAGTGAACTAATCAAGAAAGTGGACGATGCACCTTTGCACTCAACGGACATTCCTGACTTGCCATTTTCAACTGTAGAGGACTTGTTGAGatatgatgaagagcttggagcCAAAAGTGAAGCAAGGGTTGCAATG AAAAAGCACATGGCCATACAAGGAGGTGAAAGCACGCAGCAAAAAACGTCCCGCATCTTCAAGAGCATGCTCTCTTGGAATGTTGCTGTACAGTTCAGCTGGTTTGGAGCTAAAGGGAAGAAGAAGTTCAGTGACCTGAACATCTGCAAGCTGATGTGTA GCAGCCTGACCAATGACACGTCCTTCAGGGCCACCCTGAAAGACACAGAAAAAGCTGGCATGTCATGGTTCCGACATGCTCCCGAGAGGGCGGCAGGAGAAAGGTCAACAGAGGCTGACTCAGCGTGA
- the LOC119382805 gene encoding ankyrin repeat and LEM domain-containing protein 2, with translation MVFAMGTTKEDEAEGSLTDDGAATVASPDTASKLSSRDAAVPVAYFGVALGAGMTPCDDDELPLVFVDRTLALRCVKKYRGARFKAFSSREEAAAFSVQPAVTAVESTDAPDSTTTALVGEKSSNYRAPKSQDLVQLRKAVEAGDATFFKQSVWSNPRYLVGSGDTPTILQEGYRYNALHVACAKRQPALVQLLLDTLQDAHFLELLYPDDSPDVRNRRKVFLLDLYLNTPDKGRCETPLHFACKFGCYEAVELLVALPECDQNRRNKEGQTPREIICDRLPSASADLKKRMDSLFEERLFVPVLRSEDNSVAPTVGEPFSPNASPMHSPVTSPRDTSLSIMATAGPMSPTEARTMYRQWKTPKRRSIGFKEPLSPMESMRLADIEKGLERIGRGLAKEMRVPWNEYWPFLGCWCNLASPEGLEKLEAHLRSKRSQVVSERWSLENSPAASDELSLSSPISQLCEALGDLKLGTAFEKSWGSRQESQNHLHGAKMLRTPNGRAVSAAEPGCSPAQCGASHKGIPPAAQRLARVLFDWAVAHDTGPEPEADLTLQLNEQVLPELAHLERTGGPELWRLHPWLGREVHLLLRDSLEPSERQSLCRALHTQLPPLSTNRAAPASPPSTDDEDDGGSVSDMSRRYRQPSSRRRSRTLKRHLQCVLRSLCALLENDLADAEPFHCLCSQGTTRSLETAFLKDCKAQPVEEEEEEDEVFFTPPTSPCSSSGSSSQAHTPDEGPLFFIQGSRPSKVDLDVLRALEPSLLDPDAFDSLAYPCVHQWMQVVRSFPEEATSRWPSPTVANLRRTLRTVLSPDSPCSSGDGRSDGCRTPQRELSSSQLRPKVLWSTSPGRL, from the exons AGTTGCCCTTGGTTTTTGTGGACCGCACCCTGGCATTACGCTGCGTCAAGAAGTACCGGGGAGCTCGGTTTAAGGCATTTAGCTCCAGGGAGGAAGCGGCAGCATTCAGCGTTCAACCAGCAGTGACAGCCGTGGAGAGCACGGATGCGCCAGACTCCACAACCA CGGCACTTGTTGGGGAGAAGAGCAGCAACTACAGAGCACCTAAGAGTCAGGACTTGGTCCAGCTGCGCAAGGCTGTCGAGGCTGGAGATGCCACCTTCTTCAAGCAAAGTGTCTGGTCCAATCCTCGCTACCTCGTTGGAAGTGGTGACACCCCGACCATCTTGCAG GAAGGCTACCGGTACAACGCGCTGCATGTTGCCTGTGCCAAGCGGCAGCCTGCACTGGTGCAGTTGCTGCTGGACACCCTGCAGGATGCACATTTCCTTGAGCTACTCTACCCCGACGACAGCCCTGATGTGAGGAATCGGCGCAAGGTGTTTCTCCTCGACCTGTACCTGAACACTCCAGATAAAGGG cgTTGTGAGACACCGCTTCACTTTGCCTGCAAGTTTGGCTGCTACGAAGCAGTGGAGCTTCTTGTAGCACTTCCAGAGTGTGATCAAAACAGGCGCAATAAGGAAGGCCAAACACCACGCGAG ATCATTTGTGACCGGCTGCCATCTGCCTCTGCAGATTTGAAAAAGAGGATGGACTCGTTGTTTGAAg AACGCCTGTTTGTGCCAGTGTTACGGTCAGAGGACAACTCGGTGGCACCAACAGTTGGGGAGCCATTCTCACCCAATGCATCGCCCATGCACAGTCCTGTGACAAGCCCACGTGACACCTCGCTTAGCATCATGGCCACTGCGGGACCCATGTCTCCCACTGAG GCCCGTACCATGTACCGCCAGTGGAAGACTCCAAAGCGGCGCAGCATTGGCTTTAAAGAACCACTCTCGCCCATGGAGAGCATGCGACTTGCCGACATCGAAAAGGGATTGGAGCGTATTGGTCG TGGCCTTGCCAAGGAAATGAGGGTGCCTTGGAATGAGTACTGGCCTTTCCTTGGCTGCTGGTGCAACTTGGCTTCTCCAGAGGGCTTAGAAAAACTTGAGGCCCACCTACGAAGCAAGCGTTCTCAG GTTGTCTCTGAAAGGTGGTCTCTAGAGAATTCCCCAGCGGCATCCGACGAACTGTCTCTGTCCAGTCCCATCAGCCAGCTTTGCGAAGCGTTGGGCGATCTCAAGTTGGGCACTGCTTTTGAGAAGAGCTGGGGGAGCAGGCAAGAGAGCCAGAACCACCTCCACGGTGCCAAGATGCTGAGGACTCCCAATGGAAGGGCAGTTTCGGCAGCAG AACCTGGCTGCAGTCCTGCTCAGTGTGGGGCATCGCACAAAGGTATTCCCCCAGCAGCTCAGCGCTTGGCAAGGGTACTGTTTGACTGGGCAGTGGCCCACGACACGGGCCCAGAGCCGGAGGCCGATCTCACCTTGCAGCTAAATGAACAG GTTCTGCCAGAACTGGCCCACCTGGAGCGCACTGGTGGCCCCGAGCTGTGGCGGCTACACCCTTGGCTTGGCCGGGAAGTGCACCTACTTCTGCGCGACAGCCTGGAGCCATCCGAGCGGCAAAGTTTGTGCCGCGCCCTGCACACACAGCTGCCACCTCTGTCCACCAACCGAGCAGCCCCCGCCTCTCCGCCCTCCACTGATGATGAAGATGACGGCGGCAGTGTCAGCGACATGTCACGGCGTTACCGACAG CCATCAAGCCGTCGGAGGAGTAGAACTTTGAAGCGGCATCTGCAGTGTGTGCTGCGTTCTCTGTGTGCCTTGTTGGAGAATGACTTAGCTGATGCAGAACCCTTTCACTGCTTGTGCTCTCAAGGAACGACGAGAAGCCTGGAAACTGCTTTTCTCAAGGATTG CAAAGCCCAGCctgtggaggaggaggaagaggaggacgaagtgtTTTTCACCCCTCCCACCAGTCCGTGCTCCTCGAGTGGATCATCATCTCAGGCGCACACCCCAGACGAGGGTCCACTCTTCTTTATACAAGG ATCCCGTCCTAGCAAAGTGGACTTGGATGTGCTGAGGGCCCTAGAACCAAGTCTGTTGGATCCTGACGCCTTTGACTCTCTCGCGTATCCCTGTGTACATCAATGGATGCAGGTTGTTCGTTCATTTCCAGAGGAAGCCACTTCAAG ATGGCCGAGTCCTACGGTGGCGAACCTGAGGCGCACCTTGCGCACAGTATTATCACCAGACTCTCCATGTTCTAGTGGTGATGGCAGGTCCGACGGATGCCGCACGCCACAGAGGGAATTGTCCAGCAGTCAACTGCGCCCAAAAGTACTTTGGAGCACCAGTCCGGGACGCCTGTGA